In the Maribacter sp. MJ134 genome, one interval contains:
- a CDS encoding prephenate dehydratase, with product MSLKIAIQGVKGSNHHQVALDYFGEDIDLVECLSFDSLVDQLLDNTADKAVMAIENSIAGSIIPNYALVFKNDLAIIGEYYLSIHHNLIVYKGQAIENVEEVHSHPMALLQCKEFLRSYPKIKLVEAVDTAETAERIQKYQLKRIAAIAPKAAAELYGLDIIASEIQTIPNNSTRFIIVKTKNQSDGEAENELSKAHINKASLRFITDHKRGSLATVLNVMSDCKLNLTKIQSLPVIETPWKYAFFVDVTFTAYEDFSKAKALLDIMTEEFKVLGEYKNAML from the coding sequence ATGAGTTTAAAAATAGCCATACAGGGAGTAAAAGGTTCTAATCACCATCAGGTGGCCTTAGATTATTTTGGAGAAGATATCGACTTAGTGGAATGTCTTTCTTTTGATAGTTTGGTGGACCAGTTGCTGGATAATACGGCGGATAAGGCAGTAATGGCCATTGAGAATTCAATTGCAGGTTCTATCATACCCAACTATGCTCTAGTTTTTAAGAACGACTTGGCCATTATCGGCGAATATTACCTTAGTATTCATCACAATTTAATCGTTTACAAAGGGCAGGCTATAGAAAACGTTGAGGAAGTACATTCGCATCCAATGGCATTACTACAGTGTAAGGAATTTTTAAGGTCTTATCCTAAAATTAAATTGGTAGAGGCTGTTGATACAGCTGAAACGGCCGAACGAATTCAAAAATATCAGTTAAAGCGTATTGCGGCCATTGCTCCAAAAGCGGCGGCAGAATTGTATGGCTTAGATATTATTGCTTCCGAAATACAGACCATCCCAAATAATTCTACGAGGTTCATTATCGTGAAGACTAAAAACCAGAGTGACGGAGAGGCTGAAAATGAGTTGTCAAAAGCCCATATCAATAAGGCATCCCTACGCTTTATAACCGACCATAAGAGAGGTAGTTTAGCCACTGTATTGAATGTGATGAGCGATTGTAAATTGAATTTAACCAAAATACAGTCATTGCCCGTAATCGAGACACCTTGGAAGTATGCGTTCTTTGTAGATGTGACCTTTACGGCCTATGAAGACTTTAGTAAGGCAAAAGCATTATTGGATATTATGACGGAGGAATTTAAAGTTTTAGGGGAATATAAAAATGCCATGTTATGA
- a CDS encoding pyridoxal phosphate-dependent aminotransferase produces MIRTADRLQTVQEYYFSKKLREVRALLAQGKPIINMGIGSPDLAPSPVVVESIQQAVLDNGAHQYQSYQGLPELRNAIASFYERKFNVISDPASEILPLMGSKEGIMHISLAFLNVGDEVLIPNPGYPTYTSVTKLVGAVPKYYDLTEATCWFPDLEVLEREDLSKVKLMWVSYPHMPTGAVATKEQFSKLVAFAKRNNILLINDNPYSFVLNETPTSILGIEGAKDVCLELNSLSKTFNMAGWRVGFVLGSTDHINALLKVKSNMDSGMFYGIQKGAIKALQSTDDWYHNLNDTYRKRRNFIWQLAEKLGCTYDAKAVGMFVWAKLPDGVASAEDFIDDILYEKDIFITPGTIFGSNGEGYIRFSLCVTEEKIKEAINRFE; encoded by the coding sequence ATGATACGGACGGCGGATAGGTTGCAGACGGTACAGGAGTATTACTTTTCAAAGAAGTTAAGGGAAGTTCGAGCGCTTTTAGCCCAAGGGAAACCCATTATCAATATGGGTATAGGAAGTCCGGATTTAGCGCCCTCACCGGTGGTGGTAGAAAGCATTCAACAGGCGGTACTGGACAATGGTGCTCACCAATATCAAAGTTATCAAGGCTTACCGGAATTGCGTAATGCCATAGCTTCTTTTTATGAAAGGAAATTTAACGTAATCAGCGACCCTGCCAGTGAAATACTTCCGTTAATGGGGTCCAAGGAAGGGATAATGCATATAAGCCTAGCCTTCTTGAATGTAGGAGATGAAGTGTTGATTCCTAACCCCGGATATCCAACGTATACTTCGGTTACGAAATTAGTTGGGGCGGTTCCAAAATATTATGACCTAACGGAAGCCACGTGTTGGTTCCCTGATTTGGAAGTTCTTGAAAGAGAAGATTTATCCAAAGTAAAGTTAATGTGGGTGAGTTACCCGCATATGCCAACGGGGGCGGTCGCTACCAAGGAACAGTTTTCTAAACTGGTGGCCTTTGCAAAGCGTAATAACATTCTTTTAATAAACGATAATCCGTACAGTTTTGTGCTAAATGAAACGCCCACAAGTATACTGGGAATAGAGGGAGCAAAGGATGTGTGTCTAGAATTGAATTCACTCAGTAAAACGTTTAATATGGCTGGTTGGCGTGTTGGGTTCGTATTAGGTAGTACAGACCATATTAATGCGCTATTGAAAGTAAAGAGCAACATGGATTCAGGCATGTTCTATGGCATTCAAAAAGGAGCGATAAAAGCGTTGCAGAGTACAGACGATTGGTATCATAATTTAAATGATACATATAGAAAACGAAGGAACTTTATCTGGCAGTTGGCGGAAAAATTAGGTTGTACTTACGATGCTAAAGCAGTGGGAATGTTTGTTTGGGCAAAATTGCCGGACGGAGTTGCATCCGCAGAAGACTTTATAGATGATATACTGTATGAGAAAGATATATTCATAACTCCAGGGACTATTTTTGGTAGTAATGGGGAAGGGTATATACGGTTTTCGCTCTGTGTAACAGAAGAAAAAATTAAAGAGGCGATTAATAGATTTGAGTAG
- a CDS encoding prephenate dehydrogenase produces the protein MNVFVIGIGLIGGSFVKDIKAKMPEVTIYGIDASEANLEEAFALHLIDVKSSYDALHLADFVIVSIPVDVAVEELPRILDKVNEECVVCDAGSTKELICEALENHPKRRNFLACHPIAGTEFSGPSAAINGLYNGKTNIICEVEKTAFKLQEKALGIFQLLGMRIRYMNPKAHDKHIAYVSHLSHISSFMLGKTVIEKEKNERDIFDMAGSGFESTVRLAKSSPAMWTPIFEQNKDNVIETLDEYIQNLSAFKKLLVENDFEGIYNEMNSTNKIKEILQGIPLNKK, from the coding sequence ATGAACGTATTTGTAATAGGAATCGGTTTAATAGGGGGGTCGTTCGTCAAAGATATCAAGGCCAAAATGCCAGAGGTTACCATTTACGGGATAGACGCCAGTGAAGCCAATCTAGAAGAGGCTTTTGCGCTACATCTTATTGATGTGAAATCTAGTTACGACGCATTGCACCTTGCAGATTTTGTAATCGTGAGTATTCCCGTTGATGTTGCTGTGGAAGAACTTCCTAGAATTCTAGATAAAGTAAATGAGGAATGCGTGGTGTGCGATGCCGGTTCTACAAAGGAGTTGATCTGCGAGGCCTTGGAAAATCATCCTAAAAGAAGAAATTTTTTGGCTTGTCATCCCATTGCAGGTACTGAATTTTCCGGTCCGTCCGCGGCTATTAACGGTCTGTACAATGGTAAAACGAATATTATCTGTGAGGTAGAAAAAACGGCGTTTAAATTACAGGAAAAGGCTTTGGGAATATTTCAGCTATTGGGAATGAGAATTCGCTATATGAATCCTAAAGCGCATGATAAGCACATTGCGTACGTATCCCATTTGTCACACATCAGTTCTTTTATGTTAGGAAAGACAGTTATTGAGAAGGAAAAAAATGAACGTGATATTTTTGACATGGCGGGCAGTGGATTTGAAAGCACGGTGCGTTTGGCGAAGAGTTCACCAGCGATGTGGACACCTATTTTTGAACAGAATAAAGATAATGTAATAGAAACCTTGGACGAGTATATTCAGAACCTATCCGCTTTTAAGAAATTATTGGTGGAAAACGATTTTGAAGGTATTTACAATGAAATGAACAGCACGAACAAGATTAAAGAAATATTACAGGGAATTCCGCTGAATAAAAAGTGA
- a CDS encoding bifunctional 3-deoxy-7-phosphoheptulonate synthase/chorismate mutase type II gives MENTKEMRTWLDDMGLDHPLVIAGPCSAETEEQVLRIAHSLKDTDVNYYRAGIWKPRTRPGNFEGVGALGLKWLQKVKAETGLKTATEVANRAHVELALEHDVDLLWIGARSTVSPFIMQELADALEGTDKIVLVKNPVNPDLALWLGGIERLHTAGIKKLGAIHRGFSTYEKSKYRNIPEWQLAIEFQNKFPDLPLINDPSHITGKRDMIFDVSQTALDLNFDGLMIETHHDPDNAWSDAAQQVTPDRLVQIMKDLKIRKESDPEAEYNSQLSNLRAQIDVIDNQLIETLGKRMKISDGIGTLKKSRNVAVLQSNRWNEILGKMILEGESKGLSEEFVLRMFKAIHQESINHQEKIVKA, from the coding sequence ATGGAGAATACAAAAGAAATGAGAACATGGTTGGATGATATGGGTTTAGATCATCCACTAGTAATAGCAGGGCCATGTAGTGCGGAAACCGAGGAACAAGTATTGCGTATTGCGCATAGCCTTAAGGATACCGATGTTAATTATTACCGTGCGGGAATCTGGAAGCCTAGAACACGTCCCGGTAATTTTGAGGGAGTGGGAGCTTTGGGGCTAAAATGGCTGCAAAAAGTTAAAGCCGAAACAGGCTTAAAAACGGCCACTGAGGTGGCGAACAGGGCACATGTAGAGCTAGCGCTTGAGCATGATGTAGATTTATTATGGATTGGAGCACGCTCTACCGTTAGCCCTTTTATAATGCAAGAATTGGCCGACGCCCTTGAAGGGACGGATAAAATTGTTTTAGTGAAAAACCCGGTAAATCCTGATTTAGCATTATGGTTGGGCGGTATTGAGCGTTTGCATACGGCAGGGATTAAAAAACTGGGAGCTATTCACAGAGGTTTTTCAACTTATGAGAAATCAAAATACAGGAATATTCCAGAGTGGCAGCTAGCGATAGAATTTCAAAATAAATTCCCTGATCTACCATTGATAAACGATCCATCGCACATTACGGGTAAACGGGATATGATTTTTGATGTCTCACAGACCGCTTTGGATTTAAACTTTGATGGATTGATGATAGAAACGCATCATGACCCGGATAATGCTTGGAGTGACGCCGCTCAGCAAGTAACCCCAGATAGGTTGGTGCAGATTATGAAGGATTTAAAAATTAGAAAAGAATCCGACCCGGAGGCGGAGTATAACAGTCAATTAAGCAATCTAAGGGCGCAAATAGATGTTATCGACAATCAGTTGATAGAAACTTTAGGAAAGCGCATGAAGATTTCCGATGGTATCGGGACCTTAAAAAAGTCGAGAAATGTCGCCGTTCTACAATCTAATCGTTGGAACGAGATTTTAGGTAAAATGATTCTCGAGGGTGAATCCAAAGGATTAAGTGAAGAGTTTGTGCTGCGAATGTTCAAAGCAATTCATCAAGAATCCATAAACCACCAAGAGAAAATTGTAAAGGCATAA
- the rsgA gene encoding ribosome small subunit-dependent GTPase A: MIGTVYKSTGSWYFVKSEKGDFYECRIKGKFRIKGIKSTNPIAVGDKVHFEVETIGDDTIGIIHKIEDRKNYIIRKSVNLSKQTHIIASNLDQVFLLVTLNNPTTYPVFIDRFLVTAEAYDIPVTLLFNKVDTYNDDELGEVKYLAALYRKIGYDCIGISALTGKNIDKVKAMMKGKTSMFSGHSGVGKSTLVNAIEPYLDIKTKKISEQHLQGQHTTTFAEMYDLTFDARIIDTPGIKGFGIVDMEPEEIGDYFPEFFELKQHCKFNNCRHTDEPKCAVKEALEEEAIAWSRYNSYLQMIKGEDENYRVDIYDEKK, encoded by the coding sequence ATGATAGGAACAGTATATAAATCTACGGGGAGTTGGTATTTTGTAAAATCTGAAAAGGGAGATTTTTACGAATGTAGAATCAAAGGTAAGTTTAGAATAAAGGGAATAAAAAGTACCAATCCTATTGCTGTAGGGGACAAAGTTCATTTTGAGGTAGAAACTATTGGAGATGACACCATCGGTATTATCCACAAAATAGAAGACCGAAAGAATTATATCATCAGGAAGTCTGTAAATCTATCCAAGCAGACACATATCATTGCCTCTAATCTAGATCAGGTTTTTTTATTGGTAACATTGAATAATCCTACTACCTATCCCGTTTTTATAGATCGTTTTTTAGTCACCGCAGAGGCTTATGATATACCCGTTACGCTCCTATTCAATAAAGTGGATACCTATAATGACGATGAGCTAGGTGAGGTGAAGTATTTAGCAGCCTTATATCGAAAAATTGGGTACGACTGCATTGGTATCTCTGCTTTGACCGGTAAGAATATTGATAAGGTAAAGGCGATGATGAAAGGAAAGACCTCCATGTTTTCGGGTCATTCCGGTGTGGGGAAATCTACATTGGTCAACGCTATTGAGCCATATCTAGACATAAAGACCAAAAAAATATCGGAGCAACATTTGCAAGGCCAACATACCACAACCTTCGCAGAGATGTACGACTTAACTTTTGACGCTCGTATTATAGATACCCCCGGTATCAAAGGTTTTGGAATCGTGGATATGGAGCCGGAGGAGATAGGAGATTATTTCCCGGAATTTTTCGAATTAAAACAGCACTGCAAGTTCAATAATTGCAGACATACGGATGAACCCAAATGTGCCGTTAAGGAAGCCTTGGAAGAAGAAGCAATTGCATGGAGTAGATACAATAGTTACTTGCAGATGATAAAGGGAGAGGATGAAAACTACAGGGTAGATATTTATGATGAAAAGAAATGA
- the dtd gene encoding D-aminoacyl-tRNA deacylase translates to MRVVLQRVSEASVTVDKKTISSVGKGILILLGITEDDGLEDIKWLVNKIANLRIFNDGAGVMNKSVVDVEGDVIVVSQFTLFASTKKGNRPSYIKAAKPTIAIPLYESFISEIENALGKKVGTGIFGADMKVALVNDGPVTITIDSKNKE, encoded by the coding sequence ATGAGAGTAGTTCTACAACGTGTTTCCGAAGCTAGTGTAACGGTAGATAAGAAGACCATTTCCTCCGTAGGGAAGGGTATTCTGATATTACTTGGAATAACCGAGGACGATGGTTTGGAAGATATCAAATGGCTTGTAAACAAGATAGCCAATCTGCGTATTTTTAATGATGGTGCAGGTGTCATGAATAAATCTGTAGTTGATGTCGAGGGAGACGTCATTGTGGTTAGTCAATTTACGCTCTTCGCCTCCACTAAAAAAGGAAATAGGCCCTCTTATATCAAGGCAGCTAAGCCGACTATTGCAATTCCTTTATACGAGTCCTTTATCTCAGAAATAGAGAACGCCTTAGGCAAAAAGGTTGGAACCGGCATATTCGGTGCAGATATGAAAGTTGCTTTGGTAAATGATGGTCCCGTGACGATAACTATCGATTCTAAAAATAAAGAATAA
- a CDS encoding nucleotide pyrophosphohydrolase: MNIQNAQKAVDNWIKEHGVRYFNELTNMAQLTEEVGEVARIIARRYGEQSEKESDKSKDLGEELADVLFVVLCLANQTGVDLQQSFDQKLDLKTKRDHDRHHNNEKLK, encoded by the coding sequence ATGAATATACAAAACGCACAGAAGGCTGTAGATAATTGGATTAAGGAACACGGTGTTCGCTATTTCAATGAGCTCACCAATATGGCACAGCTTACCGAAGAAGTGGGGGAGGTAGCGCGCATTATCGCAAGAAGATATGGCGAGCAAAGCGAAAAGGAATCTGATAAATCTAAGGATTTAGGAGAAGAATTAGCAGATGTGTTGTTCGTGGTATTGTGCTTGGCCAACCAAACGGGTGTAGATTTACAACAATCCTTTGATCAGAAGTTAGATTTAAAAACCAAGCGTGATCATGACCGTCATCATAACAACGAAAAACTTAAATAA